AttggttttaaaattgttttaacgTATTTTTTTGCATCCACACAGCTTACCTGCAGTCATGCTGTGAAGAtctcttgtgctgtggtggcagctgccatcaaagcaacattttaaaagacctACACAACCAGTCAGAAGGCCTGATGGGCAACAGCCCTATTTGGGCCCTCTTGACAGGTGCCAGGACAGATGTCggcaggtgccatggtgctcaTGGGCGCAACactgaagacccctgctctataataTACCTTTTATTTATATTACACGCTTGAAAGCAGTGCTGCATTTTGCAAACCACTTTATAAAGAGTTTTTGTTACTATAAAGCCCACATACTTCCACTAACCTAAAAACCACATTTGAAGTCAAAGGTGAGATTTACAAAAACTGCACTGAATAGCCCCAGGTTTGGGATAAAGAGTAAGGATCTGCACTGCAAACTTAAGCCCCAAGGTTGGAACAAATTAtaacaagaattttaaaaatccatcttcAGATAACAGAATTTCTTTCTGCAAAATGTATATCACATGAATCAGACACATCTGTACTCATATAAAAATTAGTTCTAATACTCTGAGATCATTAGAAATAAAAGCCATAAAATATGGAACAAACAGTAATCAGAGATTAGTAAGATCATTTTATCCTTAGAGGTCTGTGATGTCACTCACTTTTTAGAAGTAACGAACTTCTTTTGCACTGTCTGATCCCTAGAAAGCACACATCTGTACAACATTTGCACAGCCTAAGACAGTGTTTGGACATGTACCATTGCTAACCACAATGCAATGTATCTAAGGCCCCCTTATCCACATTGTGGATTCCTCACAACCTTAACAGCCTCACTCACAAACTCATATTCCTTCTTATGTCTGATTATACAATCAGCATACAACATTCACATTTCAGGGAATCTGTGAGTGTATTTCCCATACAGTATTGGGACATGTGTCCACTCACAGATGAATGGACTGATCCTTAGTTCAGTTAGCTTTCAGGGCATGTGCAAATTCACAAGATGAACATGGCATGTTTTCCATTATTTCAATTTAACAGTTATGGACTAGGTGCATGTTTGAGAGAAGAAAGCAAAGAGTACAGAATTATGTCTTGAGCTAGGGCACAGACATATTCTTCCAGATATTATCTGAAACATTCCTATACCTTTCCCAGGGCTACAGTCCAAAAAGCCCACTGGGACCTAAGCTGGAAAAAACATGCTTCTATTTGGCCTGTGCCACTCCTGGCACCTCTAAGGAAAACACTACTGCCCTACATACAGGAAGCTTCTAACCtactctgggttttttaaatatgcTGCAAGGAATGATTGCTAGACAAACACCATCCCCCTTTATGTCTTCAGAGCTTTTCTGAGATCAGAATAAAAAGTTGTCAGAGTGCTAGCCATGGCAGTGTCCACCGCAGCCTGGGGGAGCATTCCACGCAGATCTGTCTGGATGAAGCCTGTCAGAAGACTACGTCCAGGGTTCTCCTTGAGTGGGATACAGAACCAGCCACAGGGATGGTTGAATCCTCTGACAAAAGAAGGTCTTACTTCGCCATAATCTAGGCTAATAcctgtttcaaaacaaaacatgttAGTAGGTTGGGACACCTATTGTTTCCACTTACAGCCATTAAAAAATGCTCCTGATGGTACAGTGGACAGACTGGATGTCATGGGGAGCTATGACAGGGAAATGTGAGGAAACCTACCATGTTGGAAGCCCTGTTGCCTCTGAGCTGGGTTGGAAGCTGCAGAAGCAATACAGAAGCCATCTAAGTCCATTCCCGTGTTGGACAGAACTCTAGTCTCAAATGCACTCTAGTCTCAAATACATGGATTACTCAGAAGCCACATGCTTAAGATGGTCATGTTTGAGTGATCAATTAAAGTCACTCAACTGGGCATGAAACAATTTTTGTACAGCACTTACACCCTGCAAAATAACAGCCGGGCTCTAGCTATTGTGCCATTTTAAACAATGTTTTTTACTTTGAACATGAGTGTAACAATTCAATAACCTGTTGCAAACAGCAACTCAAACCGATGCAGAACTTTTTTTTACTATGTTCAGGCATGTCTTACTAGGCCAtgacaaaaatattttaggaGAGATTACCACATGATAGAAGCCCATCGTCATGGTCCGTTGTGTAAGAGAAATCAACAAACTCTCTTGGTGCAATGATGTTCCACAGCTGGCCTGCAGTGGTATAACGCATCACACAGCAATTCTACAAGATAAAAGTAAGATACTCATTCAAGGGTTTTCGTTTGTACAGCACCTCTATATAGAAGCTACTGTTGTCAAAAATTTAGCCACAACCAAAATAATACCAGGGTCAGTATCAGCCAACAGGGAAGGCAGAAACAAGAGAAACCTTATAAACTATTTCTGTCTGTATCCACTGATCTCTGAAGGGAAACACCTGTGTACAATTATAGCACTCCATTAAAAGTCAgattgcatgtgtgtgtaggatgTTAACCTTGTTTTACACAAATGTTTGTGAGATTAAAGAGTGGTGCTCAGTGTTAGATGTCAAACTGATCTTATCAATCATGGGTATAATAGCCATGCAGGGACCATTAGGATGTAACTATAAGAGAGACTGATAGCCAATCAGTCCATCCCAGGGATCAGTCACAATCCCTTCGctaaattttcagttttgttaaaaaaaatcattccatctttttactttaaaaagataTATCGGAAAATGTGTAAGCGGCAATCCTCTTCAACTGCTTAACAAGAAGCCAGCCAGATCCCATCTTCTATTACTTTAGCAGAGAACCCAAAGGCTGACATGTACCTGGCACTTTCCtcctgaattatttatttactttcatttaattagatttaatacATTTACatattaaaaggtaaaggtgcaaatACTGGGTCGTTGCTATCGCATGGGGGGACATCACATCATAACATACTACTGGGCAGCCTTTGTTTAtggggaggtttgccattgcctttcccagccatcgccactttaccctcagcaaactgggtactcattttacagcTCTTGGAAACATGGAAAGGTGAGTCAACCTTGAGgaggctacctgaaaccaacttttgtcaggatcaaactcaggttgtgaacagagttttgactgcagtactgcaacttaccacaCTTTGCCAAGGAGCTCCTATGTACATATTAGATGCACTTTAACAGTAGTAATACTTAACATTTATAAATGTGCTTTCAATGTTCAAAGTGCTTCACATATATTATCTTGCTACCATTCTTTAAAAAGGAGTGTTTtaagaattgcaaaaaaaaaggaggcCTGTGTTGTTATCCCATAGTGCATATGCAAGGTTGAGGCACCAGCTCTCAATAGACTTCCCTCCAGTCATGTGGAATTTATCAGCAGTCCCAAACAGATGAAAGaatgtttaaataatttaatatgcAGAACTTGATTCTGGGTGAGAAAGGCAAGAATATTTTTACAGAGATGAAATGGGAGGAATCATCTTCCTGGTTTCTCAGTGCAGCAGCAGTCTCAAGCTTGATGGCCAGGAAGGGGGACTTGTAGTCATCTACTGGGGTTCCATTTCTCATTGGGCTTCATTGGGCAGCATTCTGGTATCAAGGGTATATACGTGGCAGTAGAAAGATGGGAATTTTGTCCATGTACCACCTATTCTGTTGTCCAACAATCTCCTTATCAAGGTTACTTGATCTGATTTCAAATCTGGGGTTGAGATTTCCAAGGCTGAAGCTCGTCAGAGACTTCAACAATCATGCCAAGGCTTCATGTCTGCTATGGCACCTATCTGCATTCTGGCCCCAGCCCCAACTTGACTCCTccccacccagcaagtttcagttGGGGGGAAAGTACCAAGGGACCTTACTTCAGGCAGGGAAATAGCAGCAAGAAAAGCAGGGAGGGCTTCCAGTAGCAGGAACAGATGTGGGGAAGCCAATTGTCATCCCCCCGCACCGCAGTGGGTCCAGGGGAATAACACCTCCAGCCAGCCCAAGCACAGCTGAGAGACAGAGGAGGTGGCTTCCCATCCTGAGgaacacaaatgggggggggggggagagatggaagACTGACAGCCTGAGAAGAAGATTATTGACCGCCTCCCTTGATCAGTTCTAGAGGAAGGTGGAGATAGTCAGGGTGAACTCAGGAAAGGGAGGCATATCCAAGGATCAAGTAAAACCGGAGGAGGGGGTTCCAGGCCaggccaggaaaaaaacacaccaaatacATGTGATCCAGGAGAAAGGGCAAGTGAGTCAatcaagggaaggaagaaggccagGGTGTTGtaatttctttctccttcccattcTGAGGCTAGTTGGGAAGCCTGCCTAACCCTAGCCAGGATAGCTCAATGGGGTTGCTAGTTGGGAAGCCTGCCTAACCCTAGCCAGGATAGCTCAATGGGCAGGCCTCACAACAGCCATGGGGAAGTCACAGTACATCATAGTTCCATTTTATATGGCAGGCCATACCAAAGATGTTGTGTCCTGTACTAAGGTTGAGTTAAACAGATCAGTGAGGGAAGTTTCTATCATTCGCTtattgtgatgtgtgtgtgtgtgttaagtttggtcaagttgcagccaactaatggtgaccccagcaaggggctttcaaggcaggagcaaagcagagatggtttgctacaGCCTTCCTATACAGTCTTcgttggtggtctcttatccaagtactgaccctgtttaatttctaagatctgatgagactgggctatactaTCCCATTCCATACCCCTTGCTTGCCATGGACTGGCCATTTTTTTGGTGTAGTTCAGACTGATGTCTTCTCCCAGTCTCTTTTGGAGGGGGCCTATTTAAAATATCCACCCACATAGACCATTGGATTACTAACAGGCTCTCAAAGACTTTCCTGACGTGGCTAGCACATCTGTTGAAGCATGTTTTTGTGAAGTTGTTTTAAGACAATTTAAAGATTCTGTTTCCAATGCAAGAGAATTATTTTTAGATCATTTCTAAGAGATATTTTCTTTAATAAACCAACCCaaaaacccaacccaaaaaaGGAAGCGACAAAAAGTATTTCCAGATGCAGCTCTGACTGATATGGATTCATCAGATTTCCCTCAATGGACAACTGGACAGAAGAAGAATTCAGGTTGGCTGCAGATGCTTGTGATAAGCCAGGCTTGCTAAATAGACAGATCATAATTTTGCTTAACAGAAAATTGACAGCAGATGCTGAGGTATTTATTagcctcaaaagaagaagaaaaagattttgATGACTAACAAATGTAGAAAGTCAGCACTGATGCAGAAACCGTGAGCTTTCTTTTTCCAGGATTGGATAGTGCGCTGAAATCAGGTCATGGCACTGTGGGGGAGATCTGGGCCAATCTGAAAGGTGTCTTTACCAATTCATAGTGCAAAGTATGTTCTTTGTTCTATAAAAAGCTTTATTGGTTACAACCAAAACTGCACTCTGACTTCCTTAGAAGCCCTTAGATAACAGCCCAGAGCAAATGGTTACATGAATGGACACAGAAATCATTAATGTTAGCGTACAACCAATTATGTATTATTTATCTACATCAATGAAACAGAAAACCCTGTCATTAATGTCATTTAAGCCTTTCTCCAGAGGAGGAGATGACATCCAATAAGCGTAATTCAGATGTGTTTGGAGCTGGGAGAGGAGTGAGGAAGGAATACTTTTCATGCTTAGACCAAACAGATAACACTTCAAGGAAGAATAGATCTCTTTAGATTGACAAAGgccccatctgcacatgcaggataatgcacaattgtttgaaagtggattttgcaatttcacacagtaaaatccagctgcaaagtgcattgaaagtggattgaaagtgcattattctgcatgtgcggaggggccAAAGAGAGCACATCTGTAGAAATTCAGTATtttggaatagataaggaatttCTGGTGCTGTCAAGAAGAAATAGTTTGAAAAGGCATCAAAATCATAATTCTTCAGGTGAAATGTTTTAAGCCATAAATTTATTTTTGAGGTTAGAATAATTAATTCTACTAAAAcaactgtaaataaaaaaatcctaataaaacagataaaacaaaaattctACTTTAGCATGCAAAGCCCAAATAAGCTACCGGTACTTTGAAGACTTAAACTCTCGTTGCTCATCTTTCCCTGCTTACAGAAATAATTGAGTCATCACCTCCCTCAGAGAAGGAACTTTACTGAAGAATGCCATAAATAcggccttaaaaaaaaaccagtagcATTTATTGTGCACTTgtctagatctcagaagctaaggagggtc
The DNA window shown above is from Sphaerodactylus townsendi isolate TG3544 linkage group LG07, MPM_Stown_v2.3, whole genome shotgun sequence and carries:
- the STARD4 gene encoding stAR-related lipid transfer protein 4; translation: MADFPDVSSVATKLRNTLIQYYNTEDGEWRTIKATKNTVIWRKPSEEFNGYLYKTQGIVEDVANRIVDHIRPGPYRLHWDSLMTSMDVVEEFEENCCVMRYTTAGQLWNIIAPREFVDFSYTTDHDDGLLSCGISLDYGEVRPSFVRGFNHPCGWFCIPLKENPGRSLLTGFIQTDLRGMLPQAAVDTAMASTLTTFYSDLRKALKT